The following coding sequences are from one Octopus bimaculoides isolate UCB-OBI-ISO-001 chromosome 3, ASM119413v2, whole genome shotgun sequence window:
- the LOC128247376 gene encoding alpha-1A adrenergic receptor-like: MYANFSLQNRTEDKLIRHSETIVILRTILLVLITIAIIFSNIINIWILRKVRELQTLGKVLLINLSVADFINGLFVCLPAVLASAYDRWLLSTTYCTVSCILHGITCTVSIWCLAIVSLDRYIAINFPVRYRNAKKMYYSIGILIAVWFFSLITFLFPQIFDSKYYGYQESIVMCGMKWKSIIFCIATGLYIPILSAAVIFFSSYKVSKALLAIQQAKINRRGQVKCSRDLKAIRMLKISTICYIAAWGPYTLIAYLKAFYAFSDVPEEIEFTVAWLANSNSFMNVIIYSGNLDGFLRQLKKTFSCCMCSRCCKDNAVYPDVHEDSNLPSTITQTNIY; this comes from the coding sequence ATGTATGCCAATTTTTCGCTACAGAATCGGACAGAAGACAAACTAATCCGTCATTCAGAAACTATAGTTATTTTGCGTACAATATTGCTTGTACTCATCACTATAGCCATCATTTTTAGCAACATTATTAACATTTGGATTCTAAGAAAAGTCAGGGAACTTCAGACCTTAGGAAAGGTTCTTCTCATTAATTTGAGCGTTGCTGATTTTATAAAcggtttatttgtttgtttgcctgcTGTCTTAGCTTCCGCCTATGACAGGTGGTTATTAAGTACTACATATTGCACAGTATCATGTATTTTGCATGGCATCACGTGTACTGTATCGATTTGGTGCTTAGCTATCGTTAGTTTAGACAGATATATCGCTATTAACTTCCCAGTCCGATATCGAAACGCTAAAAAGATGTACTATTCGATTGGCATTTTGATAGcagtttggtttttttctttgataactTTTCTTTTCCCACAAATTTTCGATTCAAAATATTACGGATATCAAGAGTCTATCGTCATGTGTGGAATGAAGtggaaatcaataattttttgcATTGCTACAGGTCTCTATATCCCTATTTTAAGTGCTGCCGTAATCTTTTTTTCTTCGTACAAAGTTTCAAAAGCCCTTTTAGCAATTCAACAAGCGAAAATTAATCGCCGAGGACAGGTAAAATGTTCCCGAGATTTGAAAGCTATTAGGATGTTGAAAATAAGCACAATATGTTACATTGCTGCCTGGGGACCTTATACACTAATTGCCTACTTGAAGGCCTTCTATGCGTTTTCAGATGTACCCGAAGAAATTGAGTTCACAGTGGCTTGGTTGGCAAACAGCAATAGTTTCATGAATGTCATCATATACTCAGGAAACTTGGACGGGTTCTTACGTCAGCTAAAAAAGACTTTCTCCTGTTGCATGTGCTCCCGTTGTTGTAAGGATAACGCAGTCTACCCGGATGTACATGAGGATTCCAATTTACCCTCCACAATCactcaaacaaacatttattag